The Cardiocondyla obscurior isolate alpha-2009 linkage group LG22, Cobs3.1, whole genome shotgun sequence genome includes a region encoding these proteins:
- the LOC139111150 gene encoding uncharacterized protein — translation MLHVDTDIPRADAAVAAPSPNLDSPVPRSDTVSVNNAVTSKLLRVPKQILLATARVKLSVTSGHSVSVRALLDQGSEATFISESMAQLLRAKRQRAHINISAVGGIQLGQVRQATTIAVSPLQSDSPSFTVTALILRSLTHYAPRRVTSLSEISHLSDLSWADPDPLSSDPIHVILGADLYGDLILDGVRHGLSGQPVAQRSVFGWLISGPLCAPLAASDPSASLTTHHCMSLAPLEEAIVKFWEVEDLPAARVLTQQEEQCEEHFCTTHSRTSDGRYIVRLPFNVALPLNLGPTRHRAGMQFLQLQRRFDTHPSLRAEYFQFMTEYENLRHMRKVRSSQGASQRVFIPHHPVIRADSATTRLRVVFNASSRSASGLSLNDFLHAGPKLQTELPAILLQWRQFRFVYTADIAKMFRQILIDERDLDYQCILWRGETSASIDEYQLLTVTYGMKCAPYLALRVLRRLAEDDGNRFPLAASILRRQIYVDDVLFGDHDVASLKLKRDQLVSLLKCGQFTLRKWASNSTALLEDIDPLDHGLACDKNLATDGTVKILGIVWNPNSDGFSYRVSLDREVSLTKRSVLSIIARLYDPLGWATPVIIAAKILMQSLWRLQLDWDSPLPPHFVERWHPVYTSFQFLNSVHIPRWTSFGPSSSLELHGFADASTLAYAAAVYARVTLADGETRVILLAGKSKVAPIKPLTVPRLELLAALLLSRLMSFVKSALNLSGVSCFCWSDSTITLSWLKSPPLRGNVFAVNRVSRIRELLPEAVWRHVLTSDNPADCASRGILGSTILSHSLWWRGPAWLLQPPSEWPADLQSRESDFPEVGETVSHLVINQEPPWNLASRFSSWDKLLRVTAYVYRFTSRCLRRSIVDIDSLSNSFALSVPEITHARNYWIRVIQGELFAAELLSLKRKGTVPSKSVLSAYSPFLDSDSVLRVGGRLRHAYLSYESKHPILLAAHPLVRLLARQYHLRSLHGGLQLTLRNLRQQFWILRARCLVKTEIHRCVICVRERSAASTQLMGNLPAERVTPPPRAFSWCGLDYAGPVRVRASAGRGNSIKKAYIAVFICLSTRAVHLELVGDYSTPAFIGAFTRFCSRRGLPQSIYSDNGTNFVGADKELTAAYRAALRDPNFLNQTASDRVAWHFIPPAAPHFGGIWEAGVRSVKHHLRRVVGSHTLSNEEFVTLLCQVEACLNSRPIAPMSDSLEDYQYLTPGHFLIGSPLTVPPEPSLFELKEGRLTRWQLVRQFAERLWRLWSSDYINTLQQRAKWRKPEPSLEVGQLVFLRNPLLPPCKWEIGRVIQVHPGADGLVRVATVKTASSSYVRPVGKICVLPIRSYSDPRKASELNDNPATKL, via the coding sequence ATGTTACACGTGGATACGGATATTCCGCGTGCCGACGCGGCGGTCGCGGCGCCTAGCCCGAATCTCGACTCTCCGGTGCCACGCTCCGATACCGTGAGCGTAAATAACGCGGTTACCTCTAAGCTTTTGCGTGTGCCTAAACAGATTCTTCTCGCTACAGCGCGTGTCAAATTAAGCGTGACATCTGGGCATAGCGTCTCCGTCCGAGCTCTGCTGGATCAAGGCTCCGAAGCCACATTTATATCGGAGAGTATGGCTCAATTGCTACGAGCCAAAAGGCAACGCGCACACATTAATATCTCTGCCGTCGGCGGGATACAGCTCGGGCAGGTTCGGCAAGCGACCACGATCGCGGTGTCACCCCTTCAATCGGATAGCCCTTCATTTACGGTGACGGCTCTCATTCTTCGGTCCTTGACTCACtacgcgccgcgtcgcgtaaCATCGTTGAGCGAGATCTCACATCTCTCCGATCTATCCTGGGCCGATCCGGACCCCCTGAGTTCAGATCCGATCCACGTGATTCTCGGCGCCGATCTTTACGGCGACCTGATTCTGGATGGCGTGCGGCACGGTCTTTCTGGTCAACCGGTCGCGCAACGCTCCGTCTTCGGATGGCTCATCTCCGGCCCTCTTTGCGCCCCTTTAGCTGCTTCAGATCCGTCGGCCAGTTTGACCACTCATCACTGCATGTCCTTGGCCCCATTGGAGGAAGCCATCGTCAAGTTTTGGGAGGTGGAGGACCTTCCCGCCGCGCGTGTTTTGACTCAGCAGGAGGAGCAATGCGAGGAACATTTTTGCACGACTCATTCTCGTACTTCCGACGGAAGATATATCGTTCGGCTGCCGTTTAACGTGGCGTTGCCTCTAAATCTCGGCCCCACCCGGCACCGCGCGGGAATGCAGTTTTTACAATTACAGCGCCGCTTTGATACTCACCCGTCTCTacgcgcggaatattttcaatttatgaCGGAATATGAAAACCTTCGGCACATGCGGAAAGTTCGTAGTTCGCAGGGGGCTAGCCAACGTGTGTTTATTCCTCACCATCCGGTGATTCGAGCTGACAGTGCAACAACTCGGTTACGCGTCGTGTTTAACGCGTCAAGTCGGTCCGCGAGCGGCCTGTCGCTAAATGATTTTCTGCACGCCGGTCCTAAACTGCAGACCGAGTTGCCTGCTATTCTCCTGCAGTGGCGGCAATTCCGCTTTGTGTACACCGCGGATATTGCGAAAATGTTTCGCCAAATTCTGATCGACGAACGCGACCTCGACTATCAATGCATTCTCTGGCGGGGCGAGACATCCGCTTCAATCGACGAATATCAGCTGCTGACGGTTACGTACGGCATGAAGTGCGCTCCGTATCTTGCCTTACGCGTTCTTCGTCGTCTGGCGGAGGACGACGGAAATCGGTTCCCTCTTGCAGCTTCCATTCTCCGTAGGCAAATCTACGTCGACGACGTTCTTTTCGGCGACCACGACGTGGCGTCTCTTAAACTTAAGCGCGATCAACTCGTGTCTCTCCTTAAATGCGGGCAATTCACTCTTCGCAAATGGGCTAGCAATTCAACTGCTTTGCTCGAGGATATAGATCCTCTCGATCACGGACTCGCTTGCGATAAAAATCTCGCGACAGATGGGACGGTTAAAATACTCGGCATCGTTTGGAACCCGAATTCTGACGGATTCAGTTACCGCGTGTCGCTTGATCGAGAAGTTTCATTAACCAAACGATCTGTCCTATCGATTATTGCTCGGTTATACGACCCGTTGGGATGGGCGACGCCCGTGATTATCGCAGCAAAAATCCTTATGCAAAGTCTCTGGCGGCTGCAACTCGATTGGGATTCTCCTCTCCCGCCTCACTTCGTTGAGCGCTGGCACCCGGTTTACACGAGCTTCCAGTTCTTGAACAGCGTGCATATTCCACGCTGGACGAGCTTCGGTCCGAGCTCCTCCCTCGAATTGCACGGGTTCGCCGACGCGTCCACTCTCGCATATGCCGCGGCAGTTTACGCGCGTGTTACTCTCGCTGACGGCGAAACGCGCGTCATTTTACTCGCGGGCAAGTCTAAGGTCGCCCCGATCAAGCCGTTAACGGTACCTCGTCTTGAGCTCCTAGCTGCGCTTCTTCTTTCGCGACTCATGTCTTTCGTTAAGAGCGCACTGAATCTTTCAGGGGTTTCGTGTTTTTGTTGGTCGGACTCGACTATTACGCTGTCATGGTTGAAGTCTCCTCCGTTGCGGGGGAACGTGTTCGCTGTCAATCGAGTCAGCCGAATCCGCGAATTACTTCCGGAGGCGGTCTGGCGGCACGTCCTGACGTCCGACAATCCAGCCGATTGTGCTTCTCGTGGCATTCTCGGAAGTACGATTCTCTCGCACTCCCTTTGGTGGCGTGGTCCGGCTTGGCTTCTTCAGCCGCCCTCTGAGTGGCCAGCCGACCTTCAGTCTCGGGAGTCCGATTTTCCAGAGGTAGGGGAAACCGTTTCGCATCTCGTTATTAATCAGGAGCCGCCGTGGAATCTTGCTTCACGCTTTTCATCGTGGGACAAGCTACTCCGCGTTACCGCGTATGTTTACCGATTCACTTCGCGATGTCTTCGCCGCAGCATCGTGGATATCGACTCTTTAAGCAATTCTTTTGCGCTTTCCGTTCCGGAGATTACTCACGCCAGAAATTACTGGATCCGCGTTATTCAGGGGGAACTCTTTGCAGCGGAGCTTCTCTCGCTGAAGCGTAAGGGTACAGTACCGTCAAAAAGCGTTCTGTCCGCCTACAGTCCATTTCTGGACTCTGACTCGGTCTTACGCGTCGGCGGTCGTCTACGGCACGCCTATCTGTCTTACGAGAGCAAGCACCCAATTCTACTTGCTGCTCATCCGCTTGTGCGTCTCCTCGCGAGACAGTATCATTTGCGCTCGCTACATGGCGGTCTGCAGCTTACCCTTCGCAACCTCCGCCAGCAGTTTTGGATTTTACGCGCTCGATGTCTGGTCAAGACCGAAATACATCGATGCGTCATTTGCGTCCGCGAGAGATCGGCCGCGTCCACCCAGCTTATGGGTAATTTGCCTGCGGAGCGTGTTACTCCTCCACCCCGCGCGTTCTCATGGTGCGGTCTTGATTACGCCGGCCCGGTTCGCGTCCGCGCTTCTGCCGGTCGCGGGAATTCCATTAAAAAGGCCTACATTGCAGTGTTCATCTGCCTTTCCACGCGCGCGGTTCATTTGGAACTAGTGGGTGACTATAGCACACCCGCGTTTATCGGCGCCTTCACGCGTTTCTGTTCCCGTCGCGGTTTGCCGCAATCCATTTACTCCGATAACGGCACGAATTTTGTAGGTGCCGACAAGGAGCTGACCGCGGCTTATCGTGCCGCCTTACGCGATCCGAATTTTCTAAATCAGACCGCCAGTGACAGGGTGGCCTGGCACTTCATCCCTCCGGCTGCTCCGCATTTCGGCGGAATCTGGGAGGCGGGGGTGCGCTCGGTGAAGCATCACCTCCGGCGTGTCGTTGGATCGCACACGCTGTCGAACGAGGAGTTCGTCACCCTTTTATGTCAGGTGGAGGCATGTTTGAATTCGCGCCCGATTGCGCCGATGTCCGATTCCCTCGAGGATTATCAATATCTAACGCCCGGTCATTTTCTAATAGGGTCCCCCCTCACGGTACCTCCAGAACCTTCTCTTTTCGAGCTGAAGGAAGGCCGTTTAACGCGCTGGCAACTTGTTCGCCAATTCGCCGAACGACTCTGGCGGCTGTGGTCATCCGATTATATAAACACGCTCCAGCAGCGTGCTAAGTGGCGAAAGCCTGAGCCCTCTCTCGAAGTCGGTCAACTCGTTTTCCTACGCAATCCTTTGTTGCCTCCCTGTAAATGGGAGATCGGGCGTGTGATTCAGGTCCACCCGGGCGCGGACGGTCTGGTTCGTGTCGCCACTGTCAAGACTGCGAGCTCCTCGTACGTTAGACCAGTCGGCAAAATCTGCGTTTTGCCTATCCGTTCTTATTCGGATCCGCGAAAGGCGTCCGAGCTTAATGACAATCCGGCGACTAAATTGTAA
- the LOC139111152 gene encoding uncharacterized protein: protein MGDLLIGQGVTRRSIERTLINFKKLGRDNITAAKVRSRIASLQESWTRFQDAHVQLLRSTPEQDLQKLDYFRNQEFEATEEAYQTTRDALTDFLEEMEPVVSQPSVFNSTGIHAEPPGLAMPNMPKIRLPVFDGNYAHWATFRDQFVSLIIRNAALSDFARMHYLVSSLQGTALNCISNLPVTADNFREAWSALKERFDDKQRLIDTHFATLFGLSALTRESAENLQLLRDRVQTTVSLLEQLDRSSEDLWSDFLVYLIKQRLDPATRKAWNLKNSDAESPPRYTELLRF, encoded by the coding sequence ATGGGTGACTTGCTCATCGGACAAGGGGTTACGAGACGCTCCATCGAGCGCACGCTCATCAACTTTAAGAAATTGGGGCGTGATAACATTACCGCCGCCAAGGTCCGGAGTCGGATCGCCTCTCTCCAAGAATCTTGGACTCGCTTCCAAGATGCCCACGTTCAGTTGCTCCGGAGCACTCCGGAACAGGATCTTCAGAAGCTGGACTACTTCAGGAACCAGGAGTTTGAGGCTACAGAGGAGGCCTACCAGACGACGCGGGACGCCTTGACGGACTTCCTGGAGGAGATGGAGCCGGTCGTAAGCCAGCCGTCTGTATTCAACTCCACCGGTATCCATGCAGAACCGCCGGGCCTCGCGATGCCGAACATGCCCAAAATTCGTTTGCCCGTGTTCGACGGCAATTACGCCCACTGGGCTACGTTTCGCGATCAGTTCGTTTCCTTGATAATTCGCAACGCGGCTTTAAGTGACTTTGCTCGCATGCATTATCTCGTTTCGTCGTTGCAGGGTACCGCTCTGAACTGTATTTCAAATCTTCCGGTCACCGCTGATAATTTCCGCGAGGCATGGTCGGCATTGAAAGAACGATTCGACGACAAACAGCGACTTATCGATACGCATTTCGCGACTTTGTTCGGGCTCTCGGCATTGACTCGGGAATCCGCTGAAAATTTGCAGCTCTTGCGCGATCGCGTTCAAACTACCGTTTCTTTGTTGGAACAATTAGATCGCAGTTCCGAAGATTTGTGGAGCGACTTTCTGGTCTATTTGATTAAACAAAGATTAGACCCCGCAACTCGTAAGGCGTGGAATTTGAAGAACAGCGATGCCGAGAGTCCCCCTCGCTACACCGAATTACTCCGTTTTTAA